In Rhodamnia argentea isolate NSW1041297 chromosome 11, ASM2092103v1, whole genome shotgun sequence, one genomic interval encodes:
- the LOC115746950 gene encoding phosphoglycerate mutase-like protein 4 isoform X4 — MGRRRLFARTLRTLSLAQRRSRTQGLVPKREPAMSDSNSRVAADMDCGGDAPSVPSGVDYAEIVVVRHGETDWNADGRFQGTLDVELNEIGRRQSIAVGERLSKECKISAIYSSDLKRAFETAKLIATACGGLEVIKDPGLRERNFGELQGLQPHAAASAYPEAYKALRSQKTDQEIPGGGESIDQVYQRCTTSLRNISMKHKGERVVAVTHGGVLRTLHARACPNKHPVKFLNTSLNIFHLSDGDNWVLKSAGDVSHLSQIEHLRTGFGGDRTSG, encoded by the exons ATGGGTCGACGTCGATTGTTTGCCAGAACACTTCGCACGTTGTCACTCGCTCAACGGCGATCGAGGACGCAAGGTCTAGTGCCAAAACGCGAGCCTGCCATGTCGGATTCGAACTCGAG GGTTGCTGCTGATATGGATTGCGGTGGCGATGCTCCATCTGTTCCAAGTGGTGTCGACTATGCTGAAATCGTTGTCGTGCGTCACGGTGAAACGGACTGGAATGCTGATGGAAGATTTCAG GGAACTCTGGATGTCGAATTGAATGAAATCGGGAGGCGGCAATCAATTGCA GTGGGTGAAAGGCTGTCCAAAGAATGTAAAATCTCTGCAATCTACTCATCTGACCTAAAACGAGCTTTTGAGACGGCAAAACTGATTGCAACAGCTTGTGGTGGACTGGAG GTTATCAAGGATCCGGGTTTACGGGAAAGAAATTTTGGGGAGCTTCAAGGCCTTCAGCCACATGCTGCAGCTAGTGCCTATCCTGAAGCCTATAAAGCCCTTCGATCGCAGAAGACAGATCAAGAAATTCCG GGTGGTGGTGAAAGTATTGATCAGGTTTATCAGCGCTGCACTACATCTTTGCGGAACATCAGCATGAAGCACAAAG GAGAGCGAGTAGTTGCGGTCACTCATGGTGGTGTACTCCGAACACTTCATGCGCGGGCTTGCCCGAATAAACATCCTGTGAAGTTCCTGAATACTTCTCTCAACATTTTCCACTTGTCTGATGGGGACAACTGGGTCTTAAAATCCGCGGGTGACGTTAGTCATCTTAGCCAGATAGAACATCTGAGAACAGGGTTTGGTGGGGATAGAACTTCTGGTTAG